The stretch of DNA AGAAGCTATTTATAACTCGGCCATCAAGTTCTGGTTGGACAAGGGTGTTGATGGGTTTAGAATTGACACTGCAGGAATGTACTCCAAGTACCAGCATTTCAAAGATGTGCCTGTTGCTTTTCCTGATACTGAATTCCAGCCTTGTGAAATCTACCACAAGAATGGTCCAAGAATTCATGAGTTCCACAAGGAGATGGCCAAGGTAATGGAGCCATACGATACGATGACTGTTGGAGAGGTTGGCCATTCGACTAGAGAGCAGGCGTTAAAGTATGTTAGTGCTgctgaaaaagaaatgaataTGATGTTTTTATTTGACGTTGTTGAGTTGGGCTCGGACCCACGTGACAGATTCCGTTACAATGGGTTTGACTTGGTTGATTTAAAGAAGGCTATCAAATCACAAGGTGAGTTTGCTGAGGGAACCGATGCTTGGTCTACtgtatttattgaaaaccATGATCAGGCAAGAGCCATTAGCAGATTTGGTAATGACTCGCCAGAGTTTAGGGTGTTGTCAGGTAAGGCTATTGCCATGTTGCAGTGTTGTCTCACTGGGactttgtttatttatcaGGGTCAGGAGATTGGTATGACCAATGTGCCAAGATCATGGCCAATTGAGGAGTACAAGGATATCAACACCATCAATTATTACCGTGCCTTTAAGGAAAAGTATGGCAAAGATGCTGATTATAAACAGAAGGAAGAAAAGTTGGTTGATGTTATTAACCGTTTGGCTAGAGATAATGCTAGAACGCCGGTTCAGTGGAGCCACCAACAATATGCTGGGTTTTCAGAGGTTGAGCCGTGGATGAGAGTGAATGACAACTATAAGGAGATTAATGTTGAGGACCAGGACGGTGACGACCATTCATTGCTTAACTTTTATAGaaagttgttgaagttgaGGGGAGAGTACAAGgatctttttgtttatgGGGAGATGAAGTTTTTAGATTTTGATGACAAGAAGCTTTTCACGTTTGCCAAGGAAGCGCCTGGCTCTCCTGTTGCATACATTGTGATCAACTTTAGTGGTGAGGATGTCAAGTTTGAGCCGTTGATTAAGGGTAATTACAAGTTGGTACTTACAAATGTCGACAAAGACAGTAAAGACGCTTTGTCTCCATACGAGGCTAGAATGTATGTAGTTGATTAAATATACACTAGATGCTATCGATAATATCGTTAAACCAGAACCCAGagagaacaacaacatagatcaatatcaaaatgaCACCTTTAAAGTAGTTTGATTTACCCTCGGCGTAGATGTAGGTGAACAAGTATATGGAAATGAGTGTGGCGATGATATCCCACAGTGGGAAAATCAACGTGAATGTCTGCTCGACATTTTCAAAGTTCTGGTATATTGAGTAGAGGACCAAGCACGGAATTTGGATCAACACCACCTGCAAAGCGTATGCACTACCGATCTCTAACGACAAGGCGACATTGCCGCCGACGGCAAACGATATGGCATTAAGGAACTCTGTGGTATTTGGAACCAATGCAAAAACCGTTAGTCCCAAGAATTTGGGGTTTATGGGGAAATCTGCCAAGATGGAGTCCACGTTGTCGACTAGGATTTCTGCGATAATGGCATATAAAATTGTTGCCCCAAGCAATATGATTGTAGATTTCGATCTTGACCAATTGGGTGCGTCGTGGCCGCCACCTTGGTCTTCTTCTGGCTTGGCCGGTAATGGGGTGGTGGGTTTTGGTGTTTGGGTTGGTGTGCTCATGCTGACAACACTGTTTGATCTGAAATAGTCGTCGCGTTTTGGTTCGTGAGACGTAGTTGCCCAGATCAAGGATGCGTGGGTTCGTAAAGTGAAAAATAACCCACAAACGTATGCTGCAAACAAGGCCACTGTGACAATCAACGAAAATGGTTTGATGACTGTTGAGTAGAGGGAGTCCAAGACAAATGTGGGCTGGATAAATCTGCACCGGCCGCAAACTCCGGGGGATGTGCAGTCTTTGCATTTCATTTCGTAGCTTCCGTACATTTGGTAGAAGATCGATGGGGCAAACATCACCACCATGGCATACAGTAACATTGTTGAGGAGACACCAGCAGATCTCGGGTTGTATCTCTGAGTTTTCCGTTTGAATGCACCCCCGCACATTGACAACCCtggcaacaacaacactgCACCCAAAATTGACCCAATCATGGACCCTTCGACTAATTTTCCCTTTGCTTGGTTGAGGGCAACACAGTACAAAAAGATTTCCACAATTGTTGAGAAAAAGGCGTTGATCACCGCACCCACGCCCATTGACGATTGTGCGGAGATAGATGCAACGGCCTGGCCAATGAAATATGCCAATGGTATGATTGAAAACAACGACAAGCAGAAAATAAAGTTGGACTCGGTTATCCAGGAGTCCCAGTGCATGGTTTCCTTTAGGAAGTAGTAGTCCAAGATTGCAAAGATGACCACTGACAATAGGTTTATGAAAAAGATGTTGGTACCGTCGATGGTATACTTGTAGTAATGGAATCCGCAGCACCTGTAGGTACATAACAAGATGACCTGGTTCTTCTTTCTTGGGGTGCGTTCAACCCTTTTGTAGTAATCCTTTTCGAGCTCGTAGTCCAATGCCAATGGGTGTCGTCTCATATGGTCGTTCATGGTGTTTGTGATTTTCGCCATGGGGATGGTGAACACGATGAGCCAGCACAAGATGCCGATGAAAAAGGAAATTGGCTGGATAATACCGTAAAAGTATACGTAAAATGCGATTCTTCCAAAACTCCAGTCACCACGTCCGAAAAACCTGACTTTGATGTCGTTAGCGTCGTTGTCCTGctcgtcttcttcttcttgtatACCGTCGTCCAACAGCGAGTATGCATCTCGCAAAGGTCGACCTCGGTGGTCTTTTAGCAATGGTCGTGTTGATTCGGATCCAGTGTACCTTCTTGGTGGGGCGAAAAACAATCTTCCTTCTTCCTGGAGTCTCCATTGATGGAATTCGTTGATGGTTCTTCCTTCTAATTGGTCTTCGTCCAAGTAGTTTTGTTCTCGGTTCAACAATACAAATTTACCAAATGGGTATAACCAGTAATGTCCCAACTTTAACAATGCCTTGACGTAAGGTCTCAGTTTTCTCTCAATAGCAAACCCCGAAAAGATAAATACAAATGCTGCG from Candida albicans SC5314 chromosome R, complete sequence encodes:
- the MAL2 gene encoding oligo-1,6-glucosidase IMA1 (Alpha-glucosidase; hydrolyzes sucrose for sucrose utilization; transcript regulated by Suc1, induced by maltose, repressed by glucose; Tn mutation affects filamentous growth; upregulated in RHE model; rat catheter and Spider biofilm induced) — encoded protein: MSEHKWWKEAVVYQIWPASYKDSNGDGVGDIPGIISTLDYIASLGVTTVWLSPMYDSPQDDMGYDVSDYENVYSKYGTLQDMDRLIAGCHDRGLKLILDLVINHTSVEHKWFKESRSSKDNPKRDWYIWKPPRIDSNGNKHPPNNWGSYFSGSAWKYDELTGEYYLHLFAESQPDLNWENKECREAIYNSAIKFWLDKGVDGFRIDTAGMYSKYQHFKDVPVAFPDTEFQPCEIYHKNGPRIHEFHKEMAKVMEPYDTMTVGEVGHSTREQALKYVSAAEKEMNMMFLFDVVELGSDPRDRFRYNGFDLVDLKKAIKSQGEFAEGTDAWSTVFIENHDQARAISRFGNDSPEFRVLSGKAIAMLQCCLTGTLFIYQGQEIGMTNVPRSWPIEEYKDINTINYYRAFKEKYGKDADYKQKEEKLVDVINRLARDNARTPVQWSHQQYAGFSEVEPWMRVNDNYKEINVEDQDGDDHSLLNFYRKLLKLRGEYKDLFVYGEMKFLDFDDKKLFTFAKEAPGSPVAYIVINFSGEDVKFEPLIKGNYKLVLTNVDKDSKDALSPYEARMYVVD
- a CDS encoding uncharacterized protein (Putative Ca2+/H+ antiporter; oral infection upregulated gene; mutants have reduced capacity to damage oral epithelial cells), whose protein sequence is MSNTPIQGSSSKPNVAAEDYSRSSSRTNISSVRNRSATRMKKNSRPNLKRLGSVSHPQGLVYSVDDDINENDKDDSTKESEPKSDRDYLEGYNDALRALSNRKGRTSSGHLSIAGTPLRSPEEIATIESKLAKDLTDAEEQMRLLEDLDSGPTPNVTDEFVEPEDNNEDAGSIKSTSTVESLNLKERQNAINSTHPFGIKIWKPSLYKKKRSVATRAEEDIHDFDPRKPTARIYWGVKLTNIVWSLTAGLLICLICLLGAAFVFIFSGFAIERKSRPYVKALLKLGHYWLYPFGKFVLLNREQNYLDEDQLEGRTINEFHQWRLQEEGRLFFAPPRRYTGSESTRPLLKDHRGRPLRDAYSSLDDGIQEEEDEQDNDANDIKVRFFGRGDWSFGRIAFYVYFYGIIQPISFFIGILCWLIVFTIPMAKITNTMNDHMRRHPLALDYELEKDYYKRVERTPRKKNQVILLCTYRCCGFHYYKYTIDGTNIFFINLLSVVIFAILDYYFLKETMHWDSWITESNFIFCLSLFSIIPLAYFIGQAVASISAQSSMGVGAVINAFFSTIVEIFLYCVALNQAKGKLVEGSMIGSILGAVLLLPGLSMCGGAFKRKTQRYNPRSAGVSSTMLSYAMVVMFAPSIFYQMYGSYEMKCKDCTSPGVCGRCRFIQPTFVLDSLYSTVIKPFSLIVTVALFAAYVCGLFFTLRTHASLIWATTSHEPKRDDYFRSNSVVSMSTPTQTPKPTTPLPAKPEEDQGGGHDAPNWSRSKSTIILLGATILYAIIAEILVDNVDSILADFPINPKFLGLTVFALVPNTTEFLNAISFAVGGNVALSLEIGSAYALQVVLIQIPCLVLYSIYQNFENVEQTFTLIFPSWDIIATLISIYLFTYIYAEGKSNYFKGVILILIYVVVLSGFWFNDIIDSI